The Panacibacter microcysteis DNA window GGCCTATGCAGCACAAGGCTGTAGGAATACCGGCAATCGTATCATCGGTAAAACAGATGCTTACTTATATGCATGCAAAAGACGCGTGGAAGGCTGCATTTGCGCTGAACCAGAAAGGTGGTTTCGATTGCCCGGGATGTGCATGGCCCGACCCGGATGATGAGCGTTCTCAAATCGGCGAATATTGTGAGAACGGTATAAAAGCCATTGCTGAAGAAGCACAGAAAAAACAGGTTACTGCTGATTTTTTTACACAACACTGTGTGCAGGAAATTGGTTCGTGGACAGATTTTGAAATTGGGAAAAAAGGGCGGCTTACGCAACCAATGTTTTTAAAGGAAGGTGCCACGCATTATGCACCTGTTAGCTGGGATGAAGCGTTTGAAATAATTGCCGGTGAATTGCGCAACAGGCAATCGCCCGATGAAGCCATCTTTTATACTTCCGGCAGAACAAGTAATGAAGCAGCCTTTTTATACCAGTTATTTGCCCGTATGGCGGGTACGAATAATTTACCAGACTGTTCAAACATGTGTCATGAGAGCAGCGGAGCAGGTCTGAACGATACGATAGGCGTGGGCAAGGGCACTGTATCGCTGGAGGATATTCATGAAGCGGAACTGCTGATTATTATGGGGCAAAACCCCGGCACCAATCATCCGCGCATGTTATCTGCTTTGGAGAAATGCAAAAAGAATGGTGGTAAGATCATTGCTGTAAACCCGCTGCCAGAGCCGGGTTTAATGTATTTTATTGATCCGCAAAACCCGGGAAAAATAGTAACAGGCGGCACGGCGCTGGCTGATCTTTTTTTGCAGGTGAGGATCAATGAAGATGTTGCGTTGCTGAAAGCGATTATGCTGCTGCTACTGGACGCGGAGGAAAAAAATGAAGGCAGTGTTTTTGACAAAAACTTTATACACGCACATACCGCAGGCTATCATGATTTTATCAGCAACCTGAAAAACCATTCGGCTGAAGTATGCATAGGCCAGAGTGGTGTAGCAAGAGAACTGGTTGAAGCAGCCGTAGCATTGATAAAAGAACGCAACAAAATTATTGTGTGCTGGGCCATGGGCCTCACGCAACATAAAAATGCAGTTGACAATATAAAAGAAGTGGTGAATCTTTTGCTGCTGAAAGGCAGTATTGGAAAGAAAGGTGCAGGTGTTTGCCCTGTACGCGGCCACAGCAATGTACAGGGCGACAGGACAATGGGCATATGGGAAAAAATGCCGGATGCTTTTATGCAACGGCTGCAGGAGGTTTTTCATTTTGAACCACCGAAGAAACACGGGCTTGATGTAGTGGAATCTATAAAGACAATGCATGCGGGCAACGTAAAGTTGTTCTTTGCCATGGGTGGCAACTTTCTATCGGCAACGCCTGATACAGCTTTTACTGCGCAGGCTTTACGTAATACCAACCTTACGGTGCATGTGTCTACCAAGCTAAACAGGAGCCACCTTGTACATGGCAAACAGGCATTGATATTACCCTGCCTTGGCAGAACAGAGATAGACCTGCAGGATGGCAAGCCACAATTTGTGAGTTGTGAAAACTCGATGGGGGTGGTGCAGATGAGCAAAGGGGTTTTGCAACCACATTCAAAAACATTGCTGAGTGAAGTGGCAATTATTTGCGGCGTGGCAAAAAAGGCGCTGGGCAATAGTACTACTATAAACTGGGACCTGATGCAAAGCAACTATGACCACATACGTGATGTAATAGAAAAAGTAGTTCCCGGTTTTGATAATTACAATGAGCGCGTGAGAAAGCCGGGCGGTTTTTACCTGCCCAATGCAGCAAAAGAAAAACACTTTAACACTAAAAACGGTAAAGCCAACTTCTCGGTACTTCCGCTGCCTGCAAACCGGCTGGCTGATGACGAATACATGATGATGACGATAAGAAGCCATGACCAGTTTAATACCACCATTTACGGCATGAACGACCGCTACCGCGGCATACACAACGAAAGAAGAATTGTAATGATGAATGAAGCAGACATGCTTGCTGCCGGGTTTACAAAGCATGCCGTTACAGACCTCGTTAGTTTTTACGACAATACCGAACGCGTCGCTTCAAACTTCATTGTTGTGCCAATGCCCATTGCGCGTAAATGCGTAGCTACTTACTTTCCTGAAGCAAATGTGCTGGTATCAATCAACCAGGTTGCGCATACCAGCAATACCCCGGCCTCTAAATCTGTTGTGGTGAAAATAAGAAAGCACAATACCTGATTTTGTAGAATTTATTCCGCAAAAAGATGTGTGCAGGAAGGCAGGCAGGATAAATTTTAAAAGGCACAAAAATTTCTATTGCTACTGTGTATAAACATCTTACATGGAAGCCATAGAAATAATCCCTGTACTTAATAAGCAAAAGATAAAAAGAATTGGAAAAGATCCCGTAAAAGCTGCAAAGGCAGTAGATCTTATTTACGTGTCAGACGCTGAACCAGGTATACACCGCATAAGGAACAAAACCACATTTGATTATATCCTTAATAAGCGGAAGCTAAAAAACAAGCAACAACTAGAACGCATCAAAAAGCTGGTAATACCACCGGCCTGGGAAGATGTATGGATCTGTGCTCTTGAAAATGGCCACCTGCAGGTTACTGGAAAAGACGCGCTGCAACGAAAACAGTACCGCTACCACCCTTCCTGGAATGCGCTGCGCAACCATACGAAGTTTTTTAAAATGGCGGCTTTTGGCAAGGCGCTGCCTGGCATAAGGCTGCAACTGGAAAAAGATCTTGCACTACCCGGTTTGCCGCAACGCAAAGTGCTTGCTGCAGTGATAAGCCTTATGCAGCGCACCAACATACGCGTAGGCAACAGTCTTTATGAAAAACTCTACGGATCTTTCGGGCTGACCACACTTAAAGACAAACACGTTGATATCAATGGCAGCCGCTTACATTTTACATACAAAGGCAAGAAGGGTGTATACCATGATGTAAACATACAAAGCAAACGGCTGGCCGGCATTGTAAAACAATGCAGGGATATACCTGGTAAAGAACTGTTTCAATACTTTGACGAAAACAAGGAGCGCAGAAGTATTGATTCGGGAATGGTAAACAACTACATTAAAGAGATAAGCGGGGAAGATTTTAGCGCCAAGGACTTTAGAACCTGGGCAGGTACCGTGAATGCATTTATTGCATTTAAAGACCTTGGTTTTTTTGATACGCAAACAGAAACCAAAAAGAAAATTGTGGAGGCACTGGACAATGTGGCCAAAAGCCTTGGCAATACAAGAACGGTATGCCGGAAATATTATGTGCATCCTATGATCATTAACATGTATGAAAATAAGACACTGGAGAAATATTTTGCTGATCTTGAGCATATGGAAGCTGACGATAACAAAGCTTCATTAACCGCAGAGGAAAAGATGGTGATGAAAATACTGGAATCCTGAAGACAGCCTGATGCAACAGCCGTGTGAGAAAATAAAGCAGGTTGTGTATTGCTGAAATATTTGCTGCCGTACAAGTGTGCGACGCAACAGGCGACGATAGTAGTAATGCAGCCGGGTACACATAAATAAACCGATAATTTGAGGGAATAAAAAAGGGCATCGCTGATGCCCTTTTCATTTTACAGAACCAATCTGTTACTGCCCGGATTTCTTTGGCATTATAGCCTTTGGTTTATCCGTGCCGTCAGGTAATTTTTCTTTTTTTGAAGTATCGGGCAACTCGCTTTCCGGTTTTATGTCTTCGGGCCTTGTTTGCGGCAACAGTTCTTCTGCGCCGTAATCATTTGATCCGCCATTGCCAACATCATCTCCTTCGGCGCCAAGGTCTACCGGTACATCGTTTATCCAGTCGTAGCTGATGTCATTTTGCATAACCTCGGGTTTTGCAAATACGGAGGAGCGATCGAGCGCTACGTTTTTATCGGTAGAAGCTTTGGCATAAAAGTAAGCCCACATAGGCAATGCAGCAGACGAACCCTGCCCGAGTGCGGTACTGTTGAAGCGAATAAAACGGTCGTCGCAGCCCGTCCATGTACCGCACAACAGTTGTGGCGTGTAACCCATAAACCAGGCATCACTGTTATCGTTGGTGGTACCTGTTTTACCTGCAATTTCTCCACTTACGCCATAACTCCAAATTCTGCGGCCTGTACCAAACTGCATTACGCCCTGCATCATACTGATAACAGAGTAGGCCGTTACATCGCTGATGACTTCTTTGCGTTGCGGCGTAAAAGTTTGCAATACATTACCGTTCTTGTCTTCAATACGGGTAATGTACATGGGCTTTACATTGAAACCGCGGCCGGGGAACATGCTGTAAGCCTGCATCATTTCCATCAATGAAATTTCACCTGCACCCAAAGCAAGCGATGGGTAAGGATCGAGCTTTGCTTTTACATCGCAATTGCGGAGAAAATCGATGAATCTTTTTGCACCTTCATTACCGCCGCCCAGTTGCTGCATGATGTAAGCAGTAGCGCAGTTCCTTGACGTTGCCAATGCTTCTGCCATAGGCATTGTGCGGCCGGTACATGTTTTGGGTGTAGCAGGTACCTGCCCAAAACCTTTGAATGTTTGCTGCACATCTTCTACCATGGTACCAGGTGTAAAACCTGCATCTTCTATGGCAAGACTGTACAACAATGGTTTGATGGTAGAACCTACCTGGCGTTTGGTATTGAGGTTTACGTGAT harbors:
- a CDS encoding DNA topoisomerase IB — its product is MEAIEIIPVLNKQKIKRIGKDPVKAAKAVDLIYVSDAEPGIHRIRNKTTFDYILNKRKLKNKQQLERIKKLVIPPAWEDVWICALENGHLQVTGKDALQRKQYRYHPSWNALRNHTKFFKMAAFGKALPGIRLQLEKDLALPGLPQRKVLAAVISLMQRTNIRVGNSLYEKLYGSFGLTTLKDKHVDINGSRLHFTYKGKKGVYHDVNIQSKRLAGIVKQCRDIPGKELFQYFDENKERRSIDSGMVNNYIKEISGEDFSAKDFRTWAGTVNAFIAFKDLGFFDTQTETKKKIVEALDNVAKSLGNTRTVCRKYYVHPMIINMYENKTLEKYFADLEHMEADDNKASLTAEEKMVMKILES
- a CDS encoding FdhF/YdeP family oxidoreductase → MEKQPADISLTPLRLSHLHQGPMQHKAVGIPAIVSSVKQMLTYMHAKDAWKAAFALNQKGGFDCPGCAWPDPDDERSQIGEYCENGIKAIAEEAQKKQVTADFFTQHCVQEIGSWTDFEIGKKGRLTQPMFLKEGATHYAPVSWDEAFEIIAGELRNRQSPDEAIFYTSGRTSNEAAFLYQLFARMAGTNNLPDCSNMCHESSGAGLNDTIGVGKGTVSLEDIHEAELLIIMGQNPGTNHPRMLSALEKCKKNGGKIIAVNPLPEPGLMYFIDPQNPGKIVTGGTALADLFLQVRINEDVALLKAIMLLLLDAEEKNEGSVFDKNFIHAHTAGYHDFISNLKNHSAEVCIGQSGVARELVEAAVALIKERNKIIVCWAMGLTQHKNAVDNIKEVVNLLLLKGSIGKKGAGVCPVRGHSNVQGDRTMGIWEKMPDAFMQRLQEVFHFEPPKKHGLDVVESIKTMHAGNVKLFFAMGGNFLSATPDTAFTAQALRNTNLTVHVSTKLNRSHLVHGKQALILPCLGRTEIDLQDGKPQFVSCENSMGVVQMSKGVLQPHSKTLLSEVAIICGVAKKALGNSTTINWDLMQSNYDHIRDVIEKVVPGFDNYNERVRKPGGFYLPNAAKEKHFNTKNGKANFSVLPLPANRLADDEYMMMTIRSHDQFNTTIYGMNDRYRGIHNERRIVMMNEADMLAAGFTKHAVTDLVSFYDNTERVASNFIVVPMPIARKCVATYFPEANVLVSINQVAHTSNTPASKSVVVKIRKHNT